Proteins from a single region of Runella sp. SP2:
- a CDS encoding sensor histidine kinase encodes MKSTLDYLYDKRVGIFELLFWLFWFFNNTIYVGSTTNMFTSGALFWSFGNIIVFYITYRLALYCVRRLFVHYKYVIYLFLVYVVGHLVKTVVNEIIWQIALSHLDFGTFNQDYQKMINIDGGGLMQRLSNFLLNPIIFLIQASRWLPISLKIMIDLALEQRKNNTLNKNKMDLEIKLLKSQINPQFINESLENIKNVVNTDPKKAEQMTLKLSNMIRYTLYETDVEKVALQKELDFMINYIDLQETRLADHANVNFRLKTHILDHLAISPLLIFPLLEKAFKCIKSNCEVDIKTQDAVLELKIESDYVPDCQHSGIENVQKRLAFLYPNKHRLKVIENEGMYKVDLKLEL; translated from the coding sequence ATGAAGTCCACCTTAGATTACCTTTATGATAAACGAGTAGGCATTTTTGAGCTTCTGTTTTGGCTTTTTTGGTTTTTTAATAATACCATTTACGTCGGCTCTACCACCAATATGTTCACGTCGGGTGCCTTATTTTGGTCGTTCGGAAACATCATTGTTTTTTACATCACGTACCGATTGGCGTTGTACTGTGTGCGTCGGCTGTTTGTGCACTATAAGTATGTCATTTATTTGTTTTTAGTATATGTGGTGGGACATTTAGTCAAAACGGTCGTCAACGAAATCATCTGGCAAATTGCGCTAAGCCACCTCGATTTTGGAACGTTCAACCAAGACTATCAAAAAATGATCAATATCGACGGAGGAGGGCTAATGCAGCGCTTGTCCAATTTTTTACTCAACCCTATTATATTTTTGATACAAGCATCCCGTTGGTTGCCCATTTCCTTAAAAATAATGATAGACTTGGCCTTAGAACAACGCAAAAACAATACGCTGAATAAGAATAAGATGGACTTGGAGATAAAGCTCCTTAAATCGCAGATTAATCCTCAATTTATCAATGAATCGCTCGAAAACATCAAAAATGTGGTTAATACCGACCCAAAAAAGGCCGAACAAATGACACTCAAGCTTTCAAATATGATTCGCTATACCCTTTATGAAACGGATGTCGAGAAAGTAGCGCTTCAGAAGGAATTGGATTTTATGATTAATTACATTGACTTGCAAGAAACGCGGCTAGCTGATCACGCAAACGTCAATTTTCGGCTCAAAACCCATATCCTCGACCACCTAGCGATTAGTCCATTACTGATTTTTCCCCTTTTAGAAAAAGCCTTTAAATGTATAAAATCCAACTGCGAGGTAGATATAAAAACGCAAGATGCGGTGTTAGAGCTAAAAATTGAGTCGGACTACGTTCCCGACTGCCAGCATTCGGGTATCGAAAATGTGCAAAAAAGATTGGCATTCTTGTACCCCAACAAGCATCGATTGAAGGTAATCGAAAATGAAGGAATGTATAAAGTTGATTTAAAACTTGAGCTATGA
- a CDS encoding LytTR family DNA-binding domain-containing protein, translating into MKNLRCIIVEDEPIAQEIIETFVKRLPFLELAGKASNAFEAYELLSQHSIDLIFCDIEMPQISGLEFLKSLSYRPQVIMTTAFHQYAHDGFELDVTDYLLKPIAFERFLRAIQKVKERREAKEILEKRRHELQEPPLETEAKTPPTLRGEDNGIFVKEDGTLVKVLFDEIQYVEAMKDYVKIYLRDRFIVTYLTMKKMEESLPESIFVRVHKSYIASLPKIKSISGNMLSFHSHTQIPIGMQYRDGLLAKLEGQIVIR; encoded by the coding sequence ATGAAAAACCTCCGTTGCATTATTGTTGAAGACGAGCCGATCGCTCAGGAAATCATTGAGACGTTTGTCAAACGGCTTCCTTTTTTAGAGCTTGCAGGCAAGGCAAGCAACGCCTTTGAAGCCTATGAGCTTCTATCGCAACATTCCATCGACTTGATTTTTTGCGATATTGAAATGCCCCAAATCTCAGGCTTGGAGTTTCTCAAATCTCTGTCATATCGGCCACAAGTGATTATGACAACGGCCTTTCACCAGTATGCTCACGATGGTTTTGAACTGGATGTTACTGATTATCTGCTCAAACCCATCGCCTTTGAGCGTTTTCTAAGGGCCATCCAAAAAGTAAAAGAGCGGCGAGAGGCCAAAGAAATCCTCGAAAAACGTCGCCACGAACTACAAGAACCGCCACTGGAAACCGAAGCCAAAACTCCCCCAACGCTTCGCGGGGAAGACAACGGGATTTTTGTCAAAGAAGATGGGACTTTGGTCAAAGTCCTATTTGATGAAATTCAGTACGTGGAAGCGATGAAGGACTATGTTAAAATTTACCTCCGCGACCGTTTTATCGTGACGTACCTAACCATGAAAAAAATGGAGGAAAGCCTACCAGAAAGCATCTTTGTGCGGGTACACAAATCGTATATTGCCAGTTTGCCAAAAATCAAAAGCATCAGCGGCAATATGTTGTCGTTTCATTCACACACTCAGATTCCGATTGGAATGCAATACCGAGATGGCTTATTGGCGAAATTAGAAGGGCAAATTGTTATTCGTTAA
- the hslU gene encoding ATP-dependent protease ATPase subunit HslU: MSSQLDKLTPREIVAELDKYIIGQHDAKRNVAIALRNRWRRMNSTPEMQKEIIPNNILMIGATGVGKTEIARRLAKIADAPFVKVEASKFTEVGYVGRDVESMVRDLVEQAVNMVKTAKKEEVKQKAQDIVEEIILDVLIPPMYPNNPPKNNSRPSVGFEITDDTDAVNPPPPVSSMPDHELNERTRVRFRDKLRAGELENRKIEIDMQSSSAPNIGVMGGPIDDMSMMNLQEMLGNMMPKRNKKRKMSIADARKILLEEEAAKLIDMDEVKEEALLKAENLGIIFIDEIDKIANSNGKGGGPDVSREGVQRDLLPIVEGSTVNTKHGPIKTDHILFVAAGAFHVSKPSDLIPELQGRFPIRVELQSLTENDFYRILKEPRNSLTRQYFALMEAEGVELTFQDDALLELAKLAFTINSEVENIGARRLQTVMSTLLNDFMFDIPDVIGPNAHVIVTKELVQERLAGLVKNRDLSQYIL; this comes from the coding sequence ATGTCCTCACAATTAGATAAACTAACTCCCCGCGAAATAGTCGCCGAACTAGACAAATACATTATTGGGCAGCACGATGCAAAGCGTAATGTCGCCATTGCTCTCCGAAACCGCTGGCGTCGGATGAACAGCACACCCGAGATGCAAAAAGAAATTATTCCTAATAATATTTTGATGATTGGGGCGACGGGGGTCGGGAAAACTGAAATAGCTCGTCGCTTGGCCAAAATCGCCGATGCACCGTTTGTAAAAGTCGAAGCATCGAAGTTTACGGAAGTAGGATACGTCGGTCGCGACGTCGAAAGTATGGTGCGCGACTTGGTAGAACAAGCCGTAAATATGGTAAAGACGGCCAAAAAAGAAGAAGTAAAACAAAAGGCGCAGGACATCGTAGAAGAGATTATTTTGGATGTACTGATTCCGCCAATGTATCCCAATAACCCTCCTAAGAACAATAGCCGCCCAAGCGTAGGTTTTGAGATTACGGATGATACCGACGCCGTTAATCCTCCTCCGCCTGTTTCGTCCATGCCTGACCACGAACTCAACGAGCGCACACGCGTACGTTTTCGCGATAAGCTACGGGCGGGTGAACTCGAAAATCGGAAAATCGAGATTGATATGCAGTCTTCGTCGGCTCCTAATATTGGCGTTATGGGTGGGCCTATCGACGATATGTCGATGATGAATTTGCAAGAAATGCTCGGTAACATGATGCCCAAGCGTAATAAAAAACGTAAAATGAGCATTGCCGATGCCCGCAAGATACTGTTGGAAGAAGAAGCAGCCAAGCTCATTGACATGGATGAAGTCAAAGAAGAAGCGCTGTTGAAGGCTGAAAATTTAGGAATTATTTTTATTGACGAGATTGACAAAATCGCCAATTCCAACGGCAAAGGCGGAGGGCCTGACGTAAGCCGCGAGGGGGTTCAGCGCGATTTGCTCCCGATTGTCGAAGGCTCAACGGTCAATACCAAGCATGGCCCAATCAAAACCGATCATATCTTGTTCGTAGCAGCGGGAGCTTTTCACGTGTCTAAACCTTCGGATTTGATTCCCGAACTACAGGGACGTTTCCCGATTCGGGTCGAATTGCAAAGCTTGACGGAAAACGATTTCTACCGTATTTTAAAAGAGCCGCGCAATTCCCTCACGCGCCAATATTTTGCGTTGATGGAAGCCGAAGGTGTTGAATTGACGTTCCAAGATGACGCATTGTTAGAGTTGGCCAAATTGGCGTTTACCATCAATTCTGAAGTAGAAAACATTGGTGCGCGTCGTCTTCAGACGGTGATGAGTACTTTGCTCAATGACTTCATGTTTGACATTCCTGATGTTATCGGGCCCAATGCCCACGTGATTGTGACCAAAGAACTGGTGCAGGAGCGTTTGGCAGGGCTGGTCAAAAACCGCGATTTGAGTCAGTATATATTGTAA
- the cdaA gene encoding diadenylate cyclase CdaA has product MFVFHIGFLNVEWVDVLDIALVAFLLYQIYYLVRGSLASRVFLGYLLIYLFYLVVRAIGLELLTKILEYFMGVGAVALIVIFQQEIRRFLLFVGKSTAFANNRLIGRFFRQPTSADKINEIKPIIEAVRALAAEFTGGLLVLKKNDELDKYIQTGEEVDSVLSKRLFLSLFNQYSPMNDGGVIVADGRIKAARCILPVSDSDDFGNLGFRHRAALGMSEVTDAAVIVVSEETGRISLAIEGQFLSNISASEVEERLKKYLFEVGRK; this is encoded by the coding sequence ATGTTCGTTTTTCACATCGGTTTTTTGAACGTTGAGTGGGTTGACGTCTTGGATATTGCCTTGGTAGCTTTCCTTTTGTATCAGATATATTACTTGGTGCGGGGAAGTTTGGCGAGTAGGGTATTTTTAGGGTATTTGTTGATTTACCTTTTTTATTTGGTCGTCAGGGCCATTGGATTAGAATTGCTCACCAAAATCTTGGAGTATTTCATGGGGGTGGGTGCAGTAGCTCTTATTGTTATTTTCCAACAAGAAATTCGTCGTTTTTTGTTGTTTGTCGGAAAATCAACAGCTTTTGCCAATAACCGTCTCATCGGACGTTTTTTTCGTCAACCAACTTCGGCCGATAAAATCAACGAAATCAAGCCCATCATAGAGGCGGTTCGGGCACTGGCGGCTGAGTTTACGGGGGGATTGTTAGTACTCAAGAAAAACGATGAACTCGATAAATACATCCAAACGGGCGAAGAGGTGGACAGTGTATTGTCAAAACGCCTTTTTCTATCGCTCTTTAATCAATACAGCCCCATGAACGACGGGGGCGTCATCGTAGCCGATGGGCGCATCAAAGCCGCTCGTTGTATTTTACCCGTTTCGGATAGCGATGATTTCGGAAATTTGGGCTTCCGTCACCGCGCGGCACTTGGCATGAGCGAAGTAACCGACGCGGCGGTGATTGTCGTTTCGGAAGAAACAGGACGTATTTCGTTGGCCATAGAAGGCCAATTTCTCAGCAATATATCGGCTTCAGAAGTCGAAGAACGCCTCAAAAAGTACTTGTTTGAAGTAGGCAGAAAATAA
- a CDS encoding DedA family protein, whose product MNSILDFFQYLLNSEELIRTGGLVLITLIIFAENGLFFAFFLPGDYLVFLAGVFCALKILDVPIFLLLMCLFLAAIVGSLTGYLTGRFFGDRIQNRPDSLFFKKQHIDTTRKYFDKYGSRTLVISRFLPVVRTFAPILAGLVRMNIGGFMVFNVLGAGLWIFGLTGGGYYFGEKFPWIIDYVHYIIFFFLGITTFTVVKGYFNAKKEIADE is encoded by the coding sequence ATGAATTCTATCCTTGATTTTTTCCAATACCTCCTTAACTCCGAGGAACTTATCCGTACGGGAGGGCTAGTGCTCATAACGCTTATTATTTTTGCCGAAAATGGGCTGTTTTTTGCGTTTTTTCTGCCAGGCGATTACCTCGTTTTTTTGGCAGGCGTATTTTGTGCGCTCAAAATCCTCGACGTTCCCATCTTTTTGTTACTGATGTGCCTGTTTTTAGCAGCTATTGTGGGTTCTTTGACGGGCTACCTAACTGGACGTTTTTTTGGGGATCGCATACAAAATCGACCTGATTCGCTGTTCTTTAAGAAGCAACACATCGATACTACCCGTAAGTATTTCGATAAGTACGGAAGTCGTACCTTGGTGATTAGCCGATTTTTGCCCGTGGTGCGCACTTTTGCGCCTATTTTGGCAGGATTGGTTCGGATGAACATTGGCGGCTTTATGGTGTTTAATGTGTTGGGAGCAGGATTATGGATTTTTGGATTGACGGGTGGAGGTTATTATTTCGGGGAAAAATTTCCGTGGATCATAGATTACGTACATTATATCATCTTTTTCTTTTTAGGAATTACGACGTTTACAGTCGTAAAGGGGTATTTTAACGCTAAAAAAGAAATTGCTGACGAATAA